The region GGTGCTGGTGTTGGTGGCTTCACTTGTGGTGGTGCTGGTGTTGGTGGCTTCACTTGTGGTGGTGCTGGTGTTGGTGGCTTCACTTGTGGTGGTGTTGGAGCTGGTGGCTTCACTTGTGGTGGTGCTGGAGCTGGTGGCTTCACTGTTGGGGACTGAGGAGGGGGTACCTTAGCAGGGGGTGTGGTTGGACTTGGTGTGGTCACTGGCCCTGGAGGGGAAGGAGTTGGTGCCTTCAGTGGTGGTGCAGGTGAAGGTGCAGAAACTTTAGAACTTACATAGTTCACCTATGCCAAATGCCATGTTCAACTTTCTCAACAACAGtattcatttatacatatgCTAATGTGCAAACACTGATGCATTCACCTTAAAAGTTGTGACACAACACAAAGATTAAGTGTATAATTGAAGAAAGTTTTGGTACTTAAGTTTGACTCAAAATTATGTATGAAAACATggttttcaaaaacaaatcaaGACTTGCTTTTACAGAGCTACTTTtcagttaaaattataatgtaGACACATACTATTGAAAGTTATGGTGTCTCAAAACAATAGTAAGTCTCTAAACTGTGGTTAGAGTCTCTCAGACTTAAAATCAAACATTGTTTAAGTGCTTTTTGATTTCTGTTGAGACCAACTGAACCTGGATCTAACTCTTTATTTCCTTCTCAGTTTACACAGTAAAAACTGAAATATCTTCTTTCAGAGTTTCAAGGAGTCTCCAACCATACATGTAATCTGTGCTACTAAAGAATATATGTTTTCTTGGTTAGTTTAAAATATCTTCTGTATCTGTGTCAATGCAGAGATTGTCATTgttaaagaagaagagaaagtcatgagaaattgaaaaaatagtgTGCTGCTTTTTTAACTGTTTCTCCATCTTCCTTAATGATCTAAACAAATTGTGCTTTTTTGTGGTATGTGTGTAGACAGCTCTATAAATCACATTTTGTTGTCAACTCAATCTTTTAAAAGGacaaacaaaatcaataaattgGTCAAAATCTGAACTTGACAATAAGGTAGCTAGATTAGACACTCTTAATGAAAGATAATAAACAAATCATACTAATAAcgacaaaaacaatttcaaaaagaaaacctTTTAAAGCAAGGATGTAGAGAAACCAAACAAAACTAAAAGGAAAAGtttgagtgagtgagtgagtgagtgagcaTACCACTGTCTTAAGATCTTCTTCATGAGAAAAAACCTGCACAAGAACATGAAGGTGAGTTGTTCATGTTGAAGCAGAAACAGTTGAAGGAACAAAAACACTTCAAAGAGTGTGTACCTTTGAGGTAACCACTAGAAAAATGGCTAGAAGAAAAATGGAATTGGAAGCCATTTCTGGAGCAGGGACCAGAAATGTGGGAAGAAGAGTGTAGAGCTTGTTGGACAGTGTTAAGAAAGAACTGGTTCTTGGTGTATTATATAGAGGTCAAGAGAAAAAGTTAGGCACGGTAGCAGAAAAACACGTTTTAGGTCTGAAGAGtgttgtaaataaaattttgtaatatatttttttgctgGTTTAAACATTTGTCTCAAATTCTGAATAAGGTTTAACAATGTATAATGTACAAGTGAAGAAATTTcgtatgtttattattttgagaTTATAGATTGAATGCTATGTTATGTTATGTTGTATTGTGAGTGAtgaaaatttctcaattttcttCTGTCATGAATCTCTCAGCAAACACTACAAAAACCTTTTCCAAACAAAATACCAACGAAACAAATCATATCTTAGAGGCACAAAGCAGagaaatattgttaaatttttgtttaggTTATATGATTATGGTGGGAGAATTAATACCTAGCTGTCACCAAGTTACACTGACTCAAACAGCTTCGACCCACGTGCCTCTAACATTGTGTCTGTGCAAGTAGCATTATCTTAATGCAGAGTTCTTATTATGAGAGTGTGTGTTACCACTAATCAATGCAGATTATGTATTTGAGAAATTGAGTCAATCCACAACCTATAGAGAACACAAGTCCAAAGTTAATGACATAAGTTATGACGAAATCTTGGTTTGACAACCAACTAGTCAAACTAATGCAATTGTTATTCTTCACAATATTAAAGGTGGGGTTATTAATTGTTATCCATAGAAACTTAGTTTATGTTAGAAAATTTACAATTACTCACGTATTCTAATCAACTAATTTAGTTAGACTCGTGATATTACGGTATGATACAATGTGATGAAACCTATACTATAATAAAAACGTTTATTAGTGTTAGAAGTTCCACCTTGGTCAGAGATTAGacaatttcatattatataagtgaggtgtaaatctcaccttataaaccaattttatggagttgaattagacttaaactCTACCtctaaaaataagttttaactacttaaatatgttaataaaataaagtatttaataaaagagATGTCTAACGAGcgcaatcaaaataaaataaagtatttaataaaaaagatgtCTAACAAGAAACTACAAgcacaatcaaaataaaataatgtaaaaaaatatgaagaatagaagaaaaagttAGAATAATTAACCAAATGCTTCAAAACTTTTATAAGAGTAATGatcaaaagtttaattttatgtttttggaaaGTTCTTAGAAGTCGTGTGTTTGTAAttgtttaattgattatttttgaaacttaaaaaaaaattataccaaacactactaaaaaaattcatatttttttatcaattttgttttgaaatttttttcgtaggaaatatttacaaattttgttgtaagaaaatttttgcaagaaattactaccaatttttttgtaaaatattttgtataaaatactttttgcaacaaattttgaagGAAATAATTATCCGCGAAGGAATTACCTATgaattaagattcttagaataaatgacagaaaaaaaattacaattttttttaacaaatttgcaaatgtaatataaaaatttttagtagtaaaacttattttaataaatataattattattatgaggtATAATTGACTgcattattgttaatttattataagaatataagaaaaataatataatcaattatttaggTCATAATGAATTATGTGTGAATGCTTTTATTTCAGACCAACTTCATATTTGAGACATATAGTTGAGCAAGCCTCTTAATATAATAcattagattatttaatataacCATCAATGAAGTAATTTATTATTGGTTAATGTAacacttttgtaatttaaaatataatagattatgttatcaattaatatctttttaaaacaatttttaaaatgatctaCGTTTCTTTAAAGACACAATGAATATGATGCATACATTTATTTGCACTTAATCTAATACATGAAAGCcatttattgatatataaaaattaaaattggcaccaatataaaatagaaggtatatgataaaaaaaaaacaaattgaagagTTTTCAATCTTGAAGGTCGTTTGACCaattaaaccttaaattctaaatcttaaattttaaattataaattaatttgaacaaTAAAAAATGAGTACCTTgcataaagtgaaaaaaaaaacttttacaaTCTAGAGGTAggtttgttgtgttttttattgaaaatgaacatggaagaaaataaaagaaaaaaagattaatttaaaataacctTAGCATAAAATAGAGGTTTAAGAACAGTATAATAGcgggaaaaaataaataatctgtTAATAATATATCTGTCTAATAGTTCAACCTAGAAAGGGATCAGAATTGATTAATGAGTCTTTCACTTGGTTAAGTGAAATCTTGAAAGAATCTTTTAAGTCTTATAACCCAtttaatcaatttcgcagttctgtgttaatggactgtttaatgcaattaagaaagattgtaagagaagagaTAAATCAAGACACAAcagtttatactggttcgattcaagatgaatctacgtccagtcttctcctaagtaaacccacttaggaggattccactaatacaattaggatccaagaattacaagaacacctatataattctataacctaaaacccaagaacttgatctaccaatcaagaaccccccctaggagcaatgcatccacgcaattgcacctaggcctacacttcacacaatgaagcaattgtaatcagaaatacaataaaaagaatcaagaaacgaatacacctattgttgtgcagatttgtcaatttgctcctagattcaagctagacccatcaaggtagaatcaaccatcaatctctttgaatcttcacttgaatgatcttcaAGAATGCTTAAGAACTCTATGAATCTCAGAGGGCTGTTTCTCAGAATGTTTTTCAGTGATTTGTAACTTTTTTCCCGactaaaacaaatttcataaaacaaCTTTTATATAGAGTTCTCTGTtgtcattaatggattaggaatttacctaatcgattatcatgagtgtattttcactgccttagtgcagtactcacagctaatccattagttaaacagCTAATCAATTCATGATTGTACAAGCAAGAGTGTGATggttaattacaacttaatgcAGACTTGATTTAGATATGATATTTCATACTAACAGCCTAATGCACAGCCTAACTAAAACAGGACTAATTCTAAACTGGTAATGCACATGAAGTGTAgtcttggacatcatcaaaaccatcttcatatGTGTTGAAGTAACTCCTCCTTTCAACATAATCTATTATAATCACgacataatcaattatatagttaaaatgaaataataataaaataagataactCGACACTCTAAacaaattaacttatatattattttctatttgttCAAATCCAACCAAATcaatattattcaaaaaatcATATAGATGAAGTAATATATCCATTAAATATTGTGTTTGTTtttagtcctccaatttttagtaaaaattggatttaaataattaaatcatgcatttctaaatatgagagactaaattggttgAAGGTTTTCAAGAGAgaataagtttaatttttactgaaaattgaaagacaaaaaacatatttaaaccttaAATACGAAACATAACTCAtgtgaataaaaattattaaataaaactagcATCAAAAACATCaatattaactaatattttacattttttaaatattaaatcatttaatttattaattattaaataatatattttgttttataaaaatatttttgaagtgCAACAACAAATGCCTTTACAAATTTAATAGgaaaaaaaacttgttcaagTTATAGAGTCTATTGtctaaactttataaaaaaaaatcatttgtcGAAAAAACTTGAGTTGATTTCactctaattattttttgttctatttttatcgaaaaatattaaattgttattttaatttagttttaattttaaaaaaatataaattaaattaatttttaaaaattaagatcaaattgagaaaaaaaaatattaaaaagaccAACTTACACTTTTCATCAAAAATAAAGATCATATGTATAATTAAATCTAAGAAAAACGTTGAAATATAACTCTAGTTAATGACTGACCCATCTGATGACAAAATAAAGAAGTGTtctttaattatcataattaattatatgatacCTATAGTCCATTATGGttgcatttttattattaaataacattataCAATAAACAATTATTCTTTTACTGATTTATTTTCAcctaaacatttattttttatgatttatgtgGTTGTGTAGGAAAGTAAAGTCCATAAGGTACCTGGTGTGGTGACAGCTCATACATAAGATGTAGGGATGTGACTGAAAAGGAAGGACAGTGTGACCCATTATTTTATCATTCCTTTCTCACCATTTTTAGAGTCAACTTTATATAAAGAGGATAACAGCTATACACATCCAGTTTCGCTTTAAatgtctcatttttttattaaataaaaaaacttaaatatttttcatataaaaaactttgatttctatatttttgggttaaatatatttttcatctttcaatttttattaaaaattaaaattagtctcttttaaaaattttaaaccaatttaatCTCTCAATTCTataaatacgtaaatttagtcattttaatcaaattttattaagtttatttcacatttcattatagcattttagtttatttatatcGTCTGACACatgtttgcttcaatgttagttgagaaacacgtttgaaacgtcaaataaacttaacaaaatttggtttgaatGACTAAATCCGCGCATTTATAAagatgagagactaaattggtttaaagtttATGAGGTGACTAGttccaattttcactacaagttgaagaattaaaaacatatttaatccttatattttttatccttatCAAACTTAAGAGTATTGTTTCTTAATTCTtgtgtaaatataattttagtttttataaaaagttgtcttttaattttgggttaaatatatttttgtcttttaacttttagataaaatcaaaattagtctcttttaaaaaaatttgtccaATTTAGCCTTCCACCTTTAAAAATATGtagatttaatccttttaactaaatttggttaagtttatttgatgttttaaacacatttttcagctaacattgaagcaaaaatgtgttaaatgatattaacaactcaaatactataatgaaacgtatttgaaacgtcaaataaactaaataaaatgcatttttagaattgagagattaaattgaactaaaatttcaaaaatgaattaattctatttttgagtgaaagttaagagataaaaaaattatttaataatccTTAAAATTTTGTTCCTTCAAAATTCTTAATTGTTTTCATTTcgcaatatttattttaaaataaattaataacatttatattacacattttaagattttttttaaatgatataagTGAATGTTATATATAACAGTAATATGTGTTTTTTGAAATAGTTGTCTACACAATTAGttagtattataaataaaaaaatataaaagttgtgatcattttcaattttacgtgaattaaatacaaatttctTACAGCAATCAAAATTATAACttattgatattaaattaaaaacatatttaagttattttgacGTGTAAATCATATGAAAGATGAAGATATAACAAAATTGTAAAGTTTGAAATGAGACTGTTACTTTGTATTTATGCTAGCGTGCTTTTATGCTTTGAGAATATCAATGCTTCAtgtattttttcaatttggatTGTTTTTCATAAGTTGTTTGATCATAGTTAAGACATTGATAATCTGTTTAAacgttttaatattaaaataatcgagatttaatattttaataatattatcaatttaaaataaattaataaatataattttttttaatttttctttatattcataaaaattgaATTGGATAATAAAGTTTAGCAATACACGCACTCGTTTAGATCTGTTAGATAAATTCTTTTCAGTAACGGgttgaaattttatctcacaccATTCATATTATTCACATTTAAACAAATATAgataacaaatacaaatataactaaaaaatggTGCTGAATTAAATTATATAGTGTTTATTTTTCACTGTATAAAAACTGTTTCTAATATTGtcatatattaaaaactaaattataagaaataattaaaatcaatatttaaaaattttcaactaattttattaattttaaaaactaacattttttggaatttattttaGCCCTACAgagttttgaaattaaaaactcaacctcttaagttttttatttaagagttaaatatgttttttatctcttaacttttaataaattttgaaattagtacaatttaaaatttttgattaatttaatccTTGATTAttcgaaatacatgaatttaatccttttaatcaaattttattagattaatttaatattttatatacatctcaaaattatatttaaattatttatattatttaatacatttttactttaatattaaatcagatattattataaattccatttaaaatattaaataaatttaataaaatttaattaaaataattaaatttatatattttaaaaaataataaattaaataaattcaaaattttaaaataaattaattttaaaatttataaaaaaattaagaattaaaaaatatatttaaccttttatttaaataaataatcgtATTGCAGAGATTGCAATTATCATAAAGGTTAAAAGACAACGCTGGGGTTCTCGGTAGTCGTGCTCTATTCTTCAGATTGCGTTATCTTCGTCGATGTGTCAGTATcagaataaaatgttaaataaaagtataatcatttaaaaaaaaatcatataatgtCGCATAATGTGAAACAGCTGGAATTTATATTAGCTGTGATTTATTTACAACGTAGTCATTATTCAacattattcaaaaataataaatttattttaaaactgtgGAATGACGATAGGAAATCTTATGATATCGCTAATATAGTTAGATTAAAATTGTTCGATACATTTAAAGTGTTTGAATTAGTTGTAAactgatattttaataattctgtgtttcatataaaattaagagttaaatatgttttttgtcccttaatttttagtaaatttggaaattagtctattttaaaattttggaccaatttagtcatttatttttcgaaatatgtaaatttagtccttttaatcaatcaaattttgttaagtttatttgacatttcaaacacgttttAATATAGTATCtgacttaatattaaaacaaaaatgtgtcaaacaatataaataactcaaatacaattctgaaatgcatacgaaacatcaaataaacctaacgaaatttgattaaaaagactaaatttatgtACTTCgaaaaataaatgactaaattaattcataacttcgaaataaactaattccaaaattcactgaaagttaagaaaccaaaaatatatttaaccctaaaattaaTGTACGAGCATGTTAGATAAAAAAGCTTAAAATCACGTTTTGGTTGTGTAGTTTCATGAATTCGTCATCTTTTGCttctattaaattttagttgcgatttcatttttcaatttttttcatataaagcatttttttattcaatattagtATGTTCTAttcgtttaaaaatgttacacaGTCCTAAATAATAACAGTATCAATTACTAATCAAAGTGAAGTATTAATAGTaggtttaaagattaattttaatgtcttattttgaTGCGCGTgtgtggatatatatatatatatatatatatatatatatatatatatatagcttaaatatttaatataaaagattGTGATTGGagtaattatagtaataagAGCCGttggaattattttttatacgtGGGAAGAatctatttttgttattaataaattagaaagaaaaaaatttatttttgaaaatatcatttattaataattataattaaacgaGAATATATAgcttaaaaatttgtttatttgtatCAAGAactattcaatatatatatatatatatatatatatatatatatatatatatatatatatatatatataaaatagttaatttatatattaagagtgaaataaaatttcttaattttaaaatattagaaaactaaatatgtaattgaaattttatagaaataaaagtTGCTTCCTTTGTCAAagtatatagaaaaaaaatgtatttaaacctAGATTTTAAGTTACATTGTTTTGTTTGtactatttaaaaaactaattttag is a window of Vigna unguiculata cultivar IT97K-499-35 chromosome 4, ASM411807v1, whole genome shotgun sequence DNA encoding:
- the LOC114181162 gene encoding gibberellin-regulated protein 14-like is translated as MASNSIFLLAIFLVVTSKVFSHEEDLKTVVNYVSSKVSAPSPAPPLKAPTPSPPGPVTTPSPTTPPAKVPPPQSPTVKPPAPAPPQVKPPAPTPPQVKPPTPAPPQVKPPTPAPPQVKPPTPAPPVVYPPPPPSPIVKSIKDCLPLCDGRCQLHSRKKFCLRACVTCCYRCRCVPPGTYGNREKCGKCYTDMLTHGNKYKCP